The stretch of DNA AAAACTCGCAGTCAAAGGGCACAGTCTCCTCAAAGAGAAACGAAATGCCCTGATAATGGAGTTTTTCAACATCCTGGAAAGGGTGAAAGGATCCCGGGATGAAGTTTCCGAGAAACTCCAGGAAGCCTACCAGGACTTAACAGCAGCCCAGGTAATGATGGGTGATCTGTCTGTTAAGAAAGCTGCCATGTCCGTCACTGAATCAGTTGATGTGGACATCGACTCCAGGAGTGTTATGGGAGTGGTGGTACCGGTAATAGAGTCCCAAATTTCCCAGAGGACCATTGTGGAACGTGGTTACGGATTCATGGACACCTCAGTTAAACTGGATGATGCTGCCAAAAAATTCGAGGAATCCATCCAGCTCATCATTGAACTGGGAGAAATCGAAAAGACCATCATGTTACTGGCTGGTGAGATTGAATCAACCAAAAGGCGTGTGAACGCCCTGGAACACATCATCATTCCCCGACTGGAGAACACCGTCAAGTACATTGAAATGCGTTTAGAAGAAATGGAAAGGGAGAACTTTGTACGCTTGAAGATGATCAAAAAGACCATGGAAGAAGCTGAGGAGGCCCTTTAATGGTTAGAATAATAACCCGACTGGACCAGGTTAAAAAAGAGCAAAAAAAACATGCCAAACCCGCCATTGACTTCGAGATAGGTAATGTCTCCGGAAAAGTCAGGGCAATAATTGCCGCTGAAGAGAAGGAATTCAAGGCAGGGGAAACCAAACCCATCCAGATCAAAAAGATCGACATCAATGCTAACCATATCTGCTTCATCAGCGCCTACGGTACCAACAAGTACGGACACACCATGGCAGTTGGTGAAGAAACCTACCTCCCCATAAGCATGGAACGAACAGCAGACCATGCACTTTTTGCAGCTGCACTGGACTACCAAGTGGAAAAAGATGATTTATTAGGTATTCTAATACTTCTACCCGTGGAACTGAACTTTTAATCCTTAGTTTGCAAGAGAAGTAAATAGCACCTTAAAATTATCTCATATTTTTTTTTATTATTTTTATTTTAAAAGCCTATTTCTAAAACAGAATAATTATAATTTAAATAATTATTTAAGTTTAAACCTTAAAAAGAGCTTAGTGATATTTTTAAAATTTAAATATAAAATATAAGGTTTAAGTTTTTAATTTGTTAATGGAAATATTGAAAAATAAATTAAATATAATTAACCC from Methanobacterium sp. encodes:
- a CDS encoding V-type ATP synthase subunit D codes for the protein MAQEMIEGINPTRMELLKLKQREKLAVKGHSLLKEKRNALIMEFFNILERVKGSRDEVSEKLQEAYQDLTAAQVMMGDLSVKKAAMSVTESVDVDIDSRSVMGVVVPVIESQISQRTIVERGYGFMDTSVKLDDAAKKFEESIQLIIELGEIEKTIMLLAGEIESTKRRVNALEHIIIPRLENTVKYIEMRLEEMERENFVRLKMIKKTMEEAEEAL
- a CDS encoding DUF22 domain-containing protein translates to MVRIITRLDQVKKEQKKHAKPAIDFEIGNVSGKVRAIIAAEEKEFKAGETKPIQIKKIDINANHICFISAYGTNKYGHTMAVGEETYLPISMERTADHALFAAALDYQVEKDDLLGILILLPVELNF